One window of Pseudomonas sp. ML2-2023-3 genomic DNA carries:
- a CDS encoding DUF2817 domain-containing protein — protein MTTGFPSHRSFSLQREQFLAAANEAGAQLYEYPHPLRGPFGEALGTDVALIGNPQAKHLLVALSGTHGVEGYYGSDCQRQWLQTFGERSLPDDVAVLMIHLINPWGTAWMRRVNEDNIDLNRNHLDFNQPPPDNQAYEALHGIYTCDQLRGPQREQADALLNARVQRDGWSAVMSIVEAGQYHHPDGLFYGGNGASWSNRTLHTILQEHVAHASSVMCFDLHTGAGDYGHPMLMTIAQAPYPALEDAQRLFGPWLFTLMTGAGSQSDTGVAATATGYTSQALIDALPHVRLMPFVIECGTYPGEQIHGVLRDDQWLHLHGDLFSPQARQIKLKLLEQFFPADPDWQELVWVRTRQIWERALASLTR, from the coding sequence ATGACAACAGGTTTCCCTTCACACCGCAGTTTTTCCCTCCAGCGTGAGCAGTTCCTGGCGGCGGCCAACGAGGCAGGCGCACAACTTTACGAGTACCCGCACCCCCTTCGTGGCCCGTTCGGCGAGGCGCTTGGCACCGACGTTGCCCTCATTGGCAACCCCCAGGCAAAACACTTGCTGGTGGCCCTGAGCGGCACCCACGGTGTGGAGGGTTACTACGGCTCCGACTGTCAGCGCCAATGGCTGCAGACCTTTGGCGAGCGCAGCCTGCCCGATGATGTCGCCGTGCTGATGATTCACCTGATCAACCCGTGGGGCACGGCCTGGATGCGCCGGGTCAACGAAGACAATATCGACCTCAATCGCAACCATCTGGACTTCAACCAGCCACCGCCCGACAACCAGGCTTACGAAGCGTTGCACGGGATCTACACCTGCGACCAACTGCGCGGACCGCAACGCGAACAGGCCGATGCCCTGCTCAATGCACGGGTTCAGCGCGACGGCTGGTCGGCGGTGATGTCGATTGTCGAAGCGGGCCAGTATCACCATCCCGACGGGCTGTTTTACGGCGGCAATGGCGCCAGCTGGTCGAATCGCACCTTGCACACGATCTTGCAGGAGCATGTGGCCCACGCCAGCAGCGTCATGTGCTTTGACCTGCACACCGGTGCCGGTGATTACGGCCATCCGATGCTGATGACCATCGCCCAGGCACCTTATCCGGCACTGGAGGATGCCCAGCGACTGTTTGGCCCGTGGCTGTTCACCCTGATGACCGGTGCTGGCAGCCAGAGCGACACAGGCGTCGCCGCCACGGCTACGGGGTACACCTCGCAAGCGCTGATTGATGCCCTGCCGCATGTGCGGTTGATGCCGTTTGTAATCGAATGCGGTACCTATCCCGGCGAGCAGATTCACGGGGTGTTGCGCGACGACCAGTGGCTGCACCTGCACGGTGACCTGTTCAGCCCGCAAGCCCGACAGATCAAACTCAAACTGCTGGAGCAATTCTTCCCGGCCGACCCTGACTGGCAAGAGCTTGTATGGGTGCGTACGCGGCAGATCTGGGAGCGGGCGCTAGCGTCACTTACCCGGTAG
- a CDS encoding ATP-binding cassette domain-containing protein: protein MYKLSIEGLHKKYGNHEVLKGVSLKAKAGDVISIIGSSGSGKSTFLRCINFLEQPCAGSITVNDEPIRTRQDLNGALCVTDPRQLQKVRTKLAMVFQHFNLWQHMTVLENIIEAPVHVLGIKRKEAIERARQYLHKVGLAPEVESKYPSHLSGGQQQRVAIARALAMEPEVMLFDEPTSALDPELVGEVLKVMQALAEEGRTMVVVTHEMGFARNVSNHVMFLHQGLVEEQGPPGDVLVNPKSERLTQFLSGRLK, encoded by the coding sequence ATGTACAAACTCAGTATCGAAGGGCTGCACAAGAAGTACGGCAATCACGAAGTCCTCAAGGGCGTGTCACTCAAGGCCAAGGCCGGTGACGTGATCAGCATCATTGGCTCCAGCGGTTCAGGCAAGAGCACGTTTTTGCGCTGCATCAACTTTCTGGAACAACCCTGCGCCGGCAGCATCACGGTGAACGACGAACCCATCCGCACCCGGCAGGATCTGAACGGGGCACTGTGCGTGACTGACCCGCGTCAGCTGCAGAAAGTGCGGACCAAGCTGGCAATGGTGTTCCAGCATTTCAACTTGTGGCAACACATGACCGTGCTGGAAAACATCATCGAAGCCCCGGTCCATGTGCTCGGCATCAAGCGCAAGGAAGCCATCGAGCGGGCGCGCCAATACTTGCACAAGGTGGGTCTGGCACCCGAGGTCGAAAGCAAGTACCCGTCTCACCTGTCCGGCGGTCAGCAGCAGCGTGTGGCCATTGCCCGGGCCCTGGCGATGGAGCCGGAGGTCATGCTGTTCGACGAACCCACCTCGGCCCTGGACCCGGAGCTGGTCGGTGAAGTGCTCAAAGTGATGCAGGCCCTGGCCGAAGAGGGCCGCACGATGGTGGTGGTGACCCATGAAATGGGCTTTGCGCGCAATGTGTCCAACCATGTGATGTTCCTTCATCAGGGGCTGGTTGAGGAGCAAGGCCCGCCGGGCGACGTGCTGGTCAACCCCAAGAGCGAGCGCTTGACCCAGTTTCTTTCCGGGCGCTTGAAGTGA